A genomic region of Capra hircus breed San Clemente chromosome 19, ASM170441v1, whole genome shotgun sequence contains the following coding sequences:
- the PPP1R27 gene encoding protein phosphatase 1 regulatory subunit 27, whose protein sequence is MPSRTARYARYSPRQRRRRLLADRSVHFPNDVLFLDHIRQGDLEQVGRFIRTRKVSLDTIYPSGLAALHEAVLSGNLECVKLLVKYGADIHQRDETGWTPLHIACSDGYPDIARYLISLGADREAANDDGDLPSDLIDPEFKDLVELFKGTKMD, encoded by the exons ATGCCCAGCAGAACAGCCCGCTATGCCCGCTACAGCCCAAGGCAGCGGCGCCGGAGGCTCCTGGCTGATCGCAGTGTGCACTTCCCTAATGACGTCCTGTTCTTGGACCACATCCGCCAAGGCGACCTGGAGCAGGTGGGGCGCTTCATCCGGACTCGGAAAGTCTCCCTGGACACCATCTACCCCTCGG GCCTGGCTGCCCTTCATGAAGCGGTGCTTTCTGGAAACCTCGAGTGCGTGAAGCTGCTAGTCAAATACGGGGCAGACATTCATCAGCGAGACGAGACAGGCTGGACACCCCTGCACATCGCCTGCAGTGACGGATACCCTGATATAGCCAG GTACCTCATTTCCCTGGGGGCGGACAGAGAAGCGGCGAACGACGATGGAGATCTGCCTTCAGACCTCATTGACCCGGAATTCAAGGACTTGGTGGAGCTATTCAAAGGGACTAAGATGGActga